Proteins encoded together in one Microbacterium sp. ABRD28 window:
- a CDS encoding DUF2332 domain-containing protein yields the protein MPDSDLDRIAVGYRRFADLEARGTSAIYEDWARAIADDPEILALLAELPRRKQQPHLIFACARLLGAPVGPFPPLREWMLAHWPELRAEALVRATQTNEAGRCAVLLPVLSRLPGPLALIEAGASAGLTLYPDRYSYRYGVGGHIRALDPADGTSGAILECTIDEASVPERLPEVVWRAGIDLNPLDITDPAALTWLETLIWPEHDHRRRRLDAAAAIAAADPPHLEQGDILERVPDLVTRAPRGARVVVYHSSVVMYLDAERRAAFADLMRSLDDVTWVSNEGSDVFTDITMKAGVDAGGRNILAVNGEPLALAGTHGQSYEALPGAALKV from the coding sequence ATGCCCGACTCCGACCTCGACCGAATCGCCGTCGGCTACCGACGGTTCGCCGACCTCGAAGCCCGCGGCACCTCGGCGATCTATGAGGATTGGGCGCGCGCGATCGCGGATGACCCCGAGATCCTCGCGCTCCTCGCCGAACTGCCGCGGCGCAAACAGCAGCCGCACCTGATCTTCGCCTGCGCGCGCCTGCTCGGCGCGCCGGTCGGCCCATTTCCGCCGCTTCGAGAATGGATGCTCGCCCACTGGCCGGAGCTCCGCGCGGAGGCGCTCGTGCGCGCGACGCAGACGAACGAGGCGGGGCGGTGCGCGGTGCTTCTCCCCGTGCTCTCGCGGTTGCCCGGTCCCCTCGCCCTCATCGAGGCCGGTGCCTCGGCGGGGCTCACCCTCTACCCCGATCGGTACAGCTACCGCTATGGCGTTGGGGGCCACATCCGCGCGCTGGATCCTGCCGATGGGACGAGCGGTGCCATCCTCGAATGCACCATCGATGAGGCGAGCGTTCCCGAGAGGCTCCCTGAAGTCGTCTGGCGGGCGGGTATCGATCTCAACCCGCTTGATATCACCGACCCCGCCGCCCTCACCTGGCTCGAGACCCTCATCTGGCCCGAGCACGATCACCGTCGCCGGCGCCTGGACGCCGCGGCGGCCATCGCCGCGGCCGACCCGCCGCACCTCGAGCAGGGCGACATCCTCGAGCGTGTTCCCGATCTCGTTACGCGCGCACCACGCGGTGCCCGCGTGGTCGTCTATCACAGCTCGGTCGTCATGTACCTCGATGCCGAGCGCCGTGCCGCATTCGCCGACCTCATGCGCAGCCTCGACGACGTCACCTGGGTGAGCAACGAGGGGTCCGACGTCTTCACCGATATCACCATGAAGGCAGGGGTGGATGCCGGTGGCCGCAACATCCTCGCGGTGAACGGCGAACCGCTCGCCCTCGCGGGCACGCACGGGCAGAGCTACGAGGCACTCCCCGGCGCAGCGCTCAAGGTCTGA
- a CDS encoding Pr6Pr family membrane protein, translated as MTEKRQDVRVRVARAWYGAIAVVVAIALVIQIVLILTGGQDANSGSNATGPIGTRLVRLFSFFTIQSNLFVLATSIALMLNVHRDGKVWRVLRMDALLGIIITGLVYETVLARLVDPQGWALVATIGFHYIAPWATLVGWLIFGPRPRISWTTTLLAFIWPVLWLVYTFLHGAVTGWYPYPFLDVTEIGLTASILNSFVVLAIGIVLAIILTLTDHRLPSLVRGRADDVRE; from the coding sequence GTGACGGAGAAGAGACAGGACGTCCGCGTGCGGGTCGCGCGGGCCTGGTACGGCGCGATCGCGGTGGTCGTCGCCATCGCGCTGGTGATTCAGATCGTGTTGATCCTCACCGGTGGACAGGACGCGAATTCCGGATCGAACGCGACCGGACCCATCGGCACACGGCTGGTCAGGTTGTTCAGCTTCTTCACCATCCAGAGCAACCTGTTCGTGCTCGCGACGTCGATTGCGCTGATGCTGAACGTGCACCGTGACGGGAAGGTGTGGCGGGTGCTCCGGATGGATGCCCTGCTCGGCATCATCATCACCGGCCTCGTCTACGAGACCGTCCTCGCCCGCCTCGTCGACCCGCAGGGCTGGGCGCTGGTCGCCACGATCGGCTTCCACTACATCGCGCCGTGGGCGACACTCGTCGGCTGGCTCATCTTCGGGCCGCGGCCCCGCATCTCGTGGACGACGACGCTCCTCGCCTTCATCTGGCCGGTGTTGTGGCTGGTGTACACCTTCCTCCACGGGGCGGTCACCGGGTGGTACCCGTATCCGTTCCTCGACGTCACCGAGATCGGGTTGACCGCATCGATCCTCAACTCCTTCGTCGTCCTCGCGATCGGCATCGTGCTGGCCATCATCCTCACCCTGACCGACCACCGGCTCCCGTCGCTGGTGCGCGGGCGGGCGGATGATGTTCGGGAATGA
- the pulA gene encoding pullulanase-type alpha-1,6-glucosidase — protein MSKPTSSRVRRVLAAFTGAALVLSGSVALTPAATAATPPDDARTVALVGSLQSELGCSDDWQPDCAATELALTDTEGVYAAEFEVPAGTYEYKVALNDAWDEAYGLDGGADNIPLTIAGPTTLRFTFDDTVDRVGLEALSLRGGYDDADDALVASPVRQPGSDEQFYFVMTDRFANGDPTNDTGGFEGDRLATGFDPTDKGFFHGGDIAGLRANLDYIEGLGTSAIWLTPSFANRPVQGEGENASAGYHGYWVTDFTRIDPHLGTNEELEALIAEAHDRGIKVYFDIITNHTADVISYAGGQYSYIDQATSPYLDAAGNAFTPDDYAGGDTFPELDPATSFPYTPVIAEADQNAKTPEWLNDPTLYHNRGDSTWSGESVTYGDFSGLDDLMTEHPTVVNGFVAVYQDWIDLGIDGFRIDTAKHVNFEFWETWSTEVLDYAHAQGKPDFFMFGEVYDADPVKLSPYVRDTDMNSVLDFAFQSSAISFAAGNSAKGLQSLYAGDDRYTTPDSSATALPTFLGNHDMGRVGYFLKNTDDALARDLLAHELMFFGRGQPVVYYGDEQGFAGADPGNDKSARQSLFASQVAEYQEQTLLTGETAGSVDRFDTDAPVYTHIAALSQLREDHPALSTGAQIERYADNGAGVYAFSRVDRDEKTEYLVALNNTTADKTVEVTTLTADASFTPIYGTDQGLTTDAASTASVTVPALSAAVYRADATVTAPEAAQEISVSAPAPGAALTGQVAIAADVADATWQETSFAWRVVGSDEWTSLGTAEDTDPRVFHDIRGLQTGTLVEYRAVSVDAAGQRSAASTYASVGNAVTLEVPEVPESPIDMVTVPGSLNSEMGCAGDWAPGCEAAKLTLGADGIWKGTFDLPAGDYEYKVALNGSWDVNYGANGVLDGTNIAITHAGGPITFYFDPRSNIVQSTAEGPIVTVPGSMQDELGCAGDWAPDCLATLMADGDGDGVYEFTTDQIPAGAYEAKVAHGLSWDENYGVGGTPGGGNYSFSAADGELIVFRYALDTHLLEIEVTNPPLAGTGELRAHWIDENTLAWPSDLGADAADATWQLHASPAASLALEDDEIVGGDAFDLTVIDGGLTEDQQARFPALADFVALELSDADAAALLKGQLMVSQRGADGAVAAFTGVQIPGVLDDLYAGAVADVDLGVTFDGDVPTFRLWAPTSQSATLLTWDAGGDPADAERHEAEWDAASGVWTVEDGSALAGAEYLWEVVVYAPSTGTIETNRVTDPYAVALTLNSTASVAVDLAADDWRPEAWEETPAPVIDRPVDRAIYELHVRDFSIGDATVPEEERGTYRAFTRDSAGTAQLRELADAGINTVHLLPTFDIATIEEDRSQQAQPDCDLASYGPADTAQQACIEAIADADGFNWGYDPYHFSTPEGSYAVDAEGGARVHEFREMVGALHGMGLQVVLDQVFNHTAQSGQGEKSVLDKVVPGYYHRLNLAGGVETSTCCQNVATEHELAEKLMVDSVVLWAKQYKVDGFRFDLMGHHSKANMLAVRAALDELTLEEDGVDGSAIYLYGEGWNFGEVANNALFEQATQGQLGGTGIGTFSDRLRDAVHGGSPVAGETVQQQGFGTGLGTDPNGVPINGTPEEALADLGLQTDLVKLGLAGNLRDFTLTDHTGAVRAGDELDYRGSPAGYAEQPDEIITYVDAHDNETLYDLSVLKLPADTAMADRVRMNTLSLATTAFAQTPSFWHAGTELLRSKSLDRNSYNSGDWFNRIDWTGQESTFGSGLPRAADNEDKWAIMSPLLADPALKPAAADIAAAEASALDLLRTREDVDLLRLGSAALIQEKVSFPGSGPEAPAGLLVMLIDDLLGEDVDPELSGALVVFNVSPDAVSQRLPELEGRSFALAPTLADGTDEVVKSTAWDAATGDLTVPARSVAVLVEDQADGGSGEEPGEGPGDGSGEGPGDGSGEQPGAGSGGGSDDDGASTGGDSAAPGLLGVTGSELPFGLAIAAVLLLLGGALMVILRRAAARRG, from the coding sequence GTGTCGAAGCCGACCTCCTCCCGTGTCCGCCGCGTTCTGGCCGCCTTCACCGGCGCCGCGCTCGTCCTCAGCGGGAGCGTCGCGCTCACCCCCGCGGCCACGGCCGCGACCCCGCCCGACGATGCGCGCACCGTCGCCCTCGTCGGCTCCCTGCAGTCCGAGCTCGGCTGCTCCGATGACTGGCAGCCCGACTGCGCGGCCACCGAGCTCGCCCTCACCGACACCGAGGGCGTGTACGCGGCCGAGTTCGAGGTGCCCGCCGGCACCTACGAGTACAAGGTCGCGCTCAACGACGCATGGGATGAGGCCTACGGCCTCGACGGCGGCGCCGACAACATCCCGCTCACGATCGCCGGGCCCACCACCCTGCGCTTCACTTTCGACGACACCGTCGACCGAGTGGGTCTCGAAGCGCTCAGCCTCCGTGGCGGCTACGACGACGCGGACGACGCGCTGGTCGCATCGCCGGTACGCCAGCCGGGCAGCGACGAGCAGTTCTACTTCGTCATGACCGACCGGTTCGCCAACGGCGACCCGACGAACGACACCGGAGGCTTCGAGGGCGACCGCCTCGCGACCGGGTTCGACCCGACCGACAAGGGCTTCTTCCACGGCGGCGACATCGCCGGTCTCCGCGCGAACCTCGACTACATCGAAGGTCTCGGAACGAGTGCGATCTGGCTGACCCCGAGCTTCGCCAACCGCCCGGTGCAGGGCGAGGGCGAGAACGCCAGCGCCGGGTACCACGGCTACTGGGTCACCGACTTCACCCGCATCGACCCGCACCTCGGTACCAACGAAGAGCTCGAGGCCCTCATCGCCGAGGCCCACGACCGCGGCATCAAGGTCTACTTCGACATCATCACCAACCACACGGCCGACGTCATCTCCTACGCGGGGGGCCAGTACTCCTACATCGACCAGGCGACCTCGCCCTACCTCGATGCGGCCGGCAACGCCTTCACCCCCGATGACTACGCCGGCGGCGACACCTTCCCCGAGCTCGACCCCGCGACATCCTTCCCCTACACCCCGGTCATCGCCGAAGCCGATCAGAACGCCAAGACCCCCGAGTGGCTGAACGACCCGACGCTGTACCACAACCGCGGCGACTCGACCTGGTCGGGAGAGTCGGTCACCTACGGCGACTTCTCGGGCCTCGACGACCTGATGACCGAGCACCCCACGGTGGTCAACGGCTTCGTCGCGGTGTACCAGGACTGGATCGACCTCGGCATCGACGGGTTCCGCATCGACACCGCCAAGCACGTGAACTTCGAGTTCTGGGAGACGTGGTCGACCGAGGTGCTCGACTACGCCCACGCGCAGGGCAAGCCCGACTTCTTCATGTTCGGCGAGGTCTACGACGCCGACCCGGTGAAGCTCTCGCCCTACGTCCGCGACACCGACATGAACAGCGTGCTCGACTTCGCCTTCCAGTCGTCGGCCATCAGCTTCGCCGCGGGCAACAGCGCCAAGGGTCTGCAGAGCCTGTACGCCGGCGACGACCGGTACACCACCCCCGACAGCTCGGCGACCGCGCTGCCGACCTTCCTCGGCAACCACGACATGGGCCGGGTCGGATACTTCCTGAAGAACACGGATGACGCGCTGGCGCGCGACCTCCTCGCCCACGAGCTGATGTTCTTCGGCCGCGGCCAGCCGGTGGTCTACTACGGCGACGAGCAGGGCTTCGCCGGCGCCGACCCCGGAAACGACAAGAGCGCCCGCCAGAGCCTCTTCGCCAGCCAGGTGGCCGAGTACCAGGAGCAGACGCTCCTCACCGGCGAGACCGCGGGCTCGGTCGACCGCTTCGACACCGACGCCCCCGTCTACACCCACATCGCCGCGCTGTCGCAGCTGCGAGAAGACCACCCGGCGCTGTCGACCGGGGCGCAGATCGAGCGCTACGCCGACAACGGCGCGGGTGTCTACGCCTTCTCACGCGTCGACCGCGACGAGAAGACCGAGTACCTCGTCGCCCTGAACAACACCACGGCCGACAAGACCGTCGAGGTGACGACGTTGACGGCGGATGCCTCGTTCACCCCGATCTACGGCACCGACCAGGGCCTCACGACCGATGCCGCCTCAACGGCGTCGGTCACCGTCCCCGCCCTCTCGGCAGCGGTCTATCGCGCCGACGCGACCGTCACCGCCCCCGAGGCCGCACAAGAGATCTCGGTGTCTGCACCCGCCCCGGGCGCGGCGCTGACGGGTCAGGTGGCGATCGCAGCGGATGTCGCCGACGCGACCTGGCAGGAGACGAGCTTCGCCTGGCGGGTCGTCGGGTCCGACGAGTGGACCTCGCTCGGCACGGCCGAGGACACCGACCCCCGCGTCTTCCACGACATCCGCGGCCTCCAGACCGGCACGCTGGTGGAGTATCGCGCGGTCAGCGTCGACGCCGCGGGGCAGCGTTCGGCGGCGTCGACCTACGCTTCGGTGGGTAACGCCGTGACGCTCGAGGTGCCCGAGGTTCCCGAGTCGCCGATCGACATGGTGACCGTGCCCGGAAGCCTCAACTCCGAGATGGGTTGCGCGGGCGACTGGGCCCCCGGCTGCGAGGCGGCGAAGCTCACCCTCGGCGCCGATGGCATCTGGAAGGGCACCTTCGACCTTCCGGCAGGGGACTACGAGTACAAGGTCGCCCTCAACGGATCGTGGGACGTCAACTACGGCGCGAACGGTGTGCTCGACGGGACCAACATCGCCATTACGCACGCCGGTGGTCCGATCACGTTCTACTTCGACCCGCGCTCGAACATCGTGCAGTCCACCGCCGAGGGTCCGATCGTGACGGTCCCCGGGTCGATGCAGGACGAGCTCGGCTGCGCCGGCGACTGGGCGCCGGACTGCCTCGCCACCCTCATGGCCGACGGCGACGGCGACGGCGTCTACGAGTTCACGACCGATCAGATCCCCGCCGGCGCCTACGAGGCGAAGGTCGCGCACGGCCTGAGCTGGGATGAGAACTACGGCGTCGGAGGCACGCCCGGGGGCGGCAACTACAGCTTCAGCGCCGCTGACGGCGAACTCATCGTCTTCCGCTACGCCCTCGACACCCACCTGCTCGAGATCGAGGTGACGAACCCGCCGCTCGCGGGCACCGGTGAGCTCCGTGCGCACTGGATCGACGAGAACACCCTCGCCTGGCCGAGCGACCTCGGTGCGGACGCTGCTGACGCGACCTGGCAGCTGCACGCCTCGCCCGCGGCATCCCTCGCTCTCGAAGACGATGAGATCGTCGGCGGCGACGCGTTCGATCTGACCGTGATCGACGGAGGACTGACCGAGGATCAGCAGGCGCGGTTCCCGGCGCTTGCCGACTTCGTCGCGCTCGAACTCTCGGATGCCGACGCCGCGGCGCTGCTCAAGGGGCAGCTGATGGTGTCGCAGCGGGGCGCCGACGGCGCGGTCGCCGCGTTCACGGGTGTGCAGATCCCCGGTGTGCTCGACGACCTCTACGCCGGCGCGGTCGCCGACGTCGACCTCGGCGTGACCTTCGACGGCGACGTGCCGACCTTCCGCCTCTGGGCGCCGACGTCGCAGTCCGCGACCCTTCTGACCTGGGACGCCGGGGGAGACCCGGCCGACGCCGAGCGGCATGAGGCCGAGTGGGACGCGGCATCCGGTGTCTGGACCGTCGAAGACGGCAGCGCCCTCGCAGGTGCGGAGTACCTCTGGGAGGTCGTCGTCTACGCCCCGTCGACCGGAACGATCGAGACCAACCGGGTCACCGACCCGTACGCGGTCGCCCTGACGCTCAACTCGACCGCGTCCGTCGCCGTGGACCTCGCCGCCGACGACTGGCGTCCCGAGGCGTGGGAGGAGACCCCGGCGCCGGTCATCGACCGCCCGGTCGACCGCGCGATCTACGAGCTCCACGTCCGCGACTTCTCGATCGGTGACGCCACGGTCCCCGAGGAGGAGCGCGGCACCTACCGGGCCTTCACGCGCGACAGCGCGGGCACCGCACAGCTGCGCGAACTCGCCGACGCCGGCATCAACACCGTGCACCTGCTCCCGACCTTCGACATCGCCACGATCGAGGAGGACCGTTCGCAGCAGGCGCAGCCCGACTGCGACCTGGCTTCGTACGGCCCCGCCGACACCGCGCAGCAGGCCTGCATCGAGGCGATCGCCGACGCCGACGGCTTCAACTGGGGCTACGACCCGTACCACTTCTCCACGCCCGAGGGCTCGTACGCCGTCGACGCCGAGGGCGGCGCGCGCGTGCACGAGTTCCGCGAGATGGTCGGGGCGCTGCACGGCATGGGGCTCCAGGTCGTGCTCGACCAGGTGTTCAACCACACCGCCCAGTCGGGTCAGGGCGAGAAGTCGGTGCTCGACAAGGTCGTGCCGGGCTACTACCACCGCCTGAACCTCGCTGGGGGAGTGGAGACCTCCACCTGCTGCCAGAACGTCGCGACCGAGCACGAGCTCGCCGAGAAGCTCATGGTCGACTCCGTGGTGCTGTGGGCCAAGCAGTACAAGGTCGACGGATTCCGCTTCGACCTCATGGGCCACCACTCCAAGGCCAACATGCTCGCGGTGCGCGCCGCGCTCGACGAGCTGACCCTCGAAGAGGACGGCGTCGACGGTTCGGCGATCTATCTCTACGGCGAGGGCTGGAACTTCGGCGAGGTGGCGAACAACGCCCTGTTCGAGCAGGCCACGCAGGGTCAGCTCGGCGGCACCGGCATCGGCACCTTCAGCGACCGGCTGCGCGACGCCGTCCACGGCGGCAGCCCCGTGGCCGGTGAGACGGTGCAGCAGCAGGGCTTCGGCACCGGGCTCGGCACCGACCCCAACGGGGTGCCCATCAACGGCACGCCGGAGGAGGCGCTGGCCGACCTCGGACTGCAGACCGACCTGGTCAAGCTCGGGCTCGCGGGGAACCTCCGCGACTTCACGCTCACCGATCACACCGGTGCGGTGAGGGCCGGCGACGAACTCGATTACCGCGGGTCGCCCGCCGGCTACGCCGAGCAGCCCGACGAGATCATCACCTACGTCGACGCGCACGACAACGAGACGCTCTACGACCTGTCGGTGCTCAAGCTTCCGGCCGACACGGCGATGGCCGACCGGGTGCGCATGAACACCCTGTCGCTGGCGACGACCGCGTTCGCCCAGACGCCGTCGTTCTGGCACGCCGGCACCGAGCTGCTGCGCTCGAAGTCGCTGGACCGCAACAGCTACAACTCCGGCGACTGGTTCAATCGCATCGACTGGACCGGGCAGGAGTCGACCTTCGGCTCGGGTCTCCCGCGGGCGGCCGACAACGAGGACAAGTGGGCGATCATGAGCCCCCTGCTGGCGGATCCGGCCCTGAAGCCCGCTGCGGCCGACATCGCCGCCGCCGAGGCATCCGCCCTGGATCTGCTGCGGACGCGCGAGGATGTCGACCTGCTGCGCCTCGGATCGGCGGCTCTCATCCAGGAGAAGGTGTCGTTCCCCGGCAGCGGCCCGGAGGCCCCTGCGGGCCTGTTGGTGATGCTCATCGACGACCTCCTCGGCGAGGATGTCGACCCCGAGCTGAGCGGTGCGCTGGTGGTCTTCAACGTCTCGCCCGACGCGGTCTCGCAGAGGCTGCCCGAGCTCGAGGGGCGCTCGTTCGCCCTCGCGCCGACGCTCGCGGACGGCACCGACGAGGTCGTGAAGTCCACAGCGTGGGATGCCGCGACCGGCGACCTGACCGTGCCGGCGCGCTCCGTGGCGGTGCTGGTCGAGGACCAGGCCGACGGCGGGTCCGGCGAGGAGCCCGGTGAGGGTCCCGGCGACGGATCCGGTGAGGGCCCCGGTGACGGATCGGGCGAGCAGCCTGGTGCAGGGTCCGGTGGCGGGTCGGATGACGACGGCGCGTCGACCGGCGGAGACTCGGCCGCCCCGGGTCTGCTGGGGGTGACCGGTTCGGAGCTGCCGTTCGGCCTCGCCATCGCGGCGGTGCTCCTCCTTCTCGGAGGGGCGCTGATGGTGATCCTTCGTCGGGCGGCGGCGCGGCGCGGCTGA
- a CDS encoding VOC family protein, producing the protein MRESAVPILLSRDLRRTLRFYEALGFEDRGSRPPEEWHYLILARGDIALHFSEDPELDPLTTASMCYLCVDDAESLYEQWRAHVVPDAATGHRITPPATTEYGLVEFALVDPDGNLVRVGSPLPA; encoded by the coding sequence GTGCGCGAGTCGGCCGTCCCCATCCTGCTCAGCCGCGATCTGCGGCGAACCCTGCGGTTCTACGAGGCGCTCGGCTTCGAAGATCGCGGATCACGGCCCCCCGAGGAGTGGCACTACCTGATCCTCGCGCGCGGCGACATCGCGCTTCACTTCTCGGAAGACCCCGAGCTCGACCCGCTGACCACGGCGAGCATGTGCTACCTCTGCGTCGACGACGCCGAATCGCTGTACGAGCAGTGGCGAGCGCATGTCGTTCCCGACGCGGCGACCGGCCACCGCATCACGCCGCCCGCCACCACCGAGTACGGCCTGGTCGAGTTCGCGCTCGTCGACCCCGACGGCAATCTGGTTCGGGTCGGTTCGCCGCTTCCGGCGTAA